From Theileria annulata chromosome 1, complete sequence, *** SEQUENCING IN PROGRESS ***, one genomic window encodes:
- a CDS encoding uncharacterized protein (Tap821d03.p1c.C.cand.77 - score = 65.55;~or 7, fibronectin/fibrinogen-binding protein, putative; but no relevant pfam hit) translates to MYKKVFIVMLIKLINRKSLCFISNKLTTNFRFNGLKIPISTTRNLQLKSQVPGQLPQVTTQTLDNHDISQNTSNLPDITKQICDKYEQIRTDKVELLEVDNGVLKKNLCLKTYCNLVKYAKELNTVFDKSTFIGCTLLEQEKNKNDSFDYNDGSQMGVDKCILHFRGYERGELLCLCFSPKFFPLIPTPSVPYRSFTERRLEYFEHVLSGLTGLRLSKIRTPYHFRNVISMDFADAVDSDKVIYKLIVLSDRTNKLLLVDSSDETVLGSSETLIDPKDNPVGDNGEVGRTFSLPVINKKTPRVDESFEEFRLNFKNLNNMTIIKAMLSVYEGIDYTFLTSLCSKLSIDPSTLFYRIPDLNLFHSEFINKIRQTIDNSGGYNDMIGMIYNIYGGTSPVYRLNRLLEKTTKLSVEFKDKLEKIAKQCADDENYEKLSMVNEKIENITDYQNAINDIKLTNDVKKLPNLEEFHDQLLMINDLKSYKILKKKKKVEKVKVLKVTKKTKKVGKILHVPVNDRDDSPMMIVGKNAKQNEVVTHDMREKGDLWLHTKDCPGSHVILRNFRNDDHSIQIAADVASFFSKYKQFDNVQVIVAEIDKVKKEKNSQIGAVTVQEFKTIVGSPKRGDHFIQQHKLKSA, encoded by the exons ATGTATAAAAAGGTGTTCATagtaatgttaataaaactaataaatagaaaaaGTTTATGCTTCATTAGCAATAAGCTAACTACAAATTTCCGTTTTAATGGATTAAAAATACCAATTTCAACAACACGTAATTTACAGTTAAAATCGCAAGTTCCCGGTCAATTACCCCAAGTTACAACTCAAACTTTAGATAACCATGATATTTCACAGAATACATCAAACTTACCCGATATAACTAAGCAAATATGTGACAAATATGAGCAAATAAGGACAGATAAAGTGGAACTTTTGGAGGTTGATAATGGAGTTTTGAAGAAAAATTTATGCCTGAAAACATACTGTAATTTGGTCAAGTACGCAAAAGAGTTAAATACAGTTTTTGACAAATCAACATTCATTGGTTGCACACTACTGGAACAAGAGAAGAATAAAAACGATTCATTTGATTATAATGATGGTTCACAAATGGGTGTTGATAAGTGTATTTTGCATTTTAGAGGTTATGAACGCGGAGAACTGCTATGTCTTTGTTTTAGTCCAAAGTTTTTCCCTTTGATCCCTACACCTTCGGTGCCCTACAGAAGCTTTACAGAACGTCGTTTAGAGTATTTTGAGCATGTGTTATCAGGTTTAACAGGGCTTAGACTAAGTAAAATACGCACACCATATCATTTTAGGAATGTTATTTCCATGGATTTCGCTGATGCAGTTGACTCTGATAAGGTTATTTACAAGTTAATTGTGCTCTCGGACAGAACAAACAAGTTATTATTGGTTGATAGCTCTGACGAGACTGTTTTGGGTTCTTCGGAAACCCTAATTGATCCGAAGGATAATCCTGTTGGTGATAATGGTGAAGTGGGTAGGACCTTTAGTTTACcagtaataaataagaaGACGCCTAGAGTTGACGAGAGCTTTGAAGAGTTTAGgctaaattttaaaaatctGAACAACATGACAATTATCAAGGCCATGTTGAGTGTTTATGAAGGGATCGACTACACTTTCTTGACATCACTTTGTTCCAAGCTTTCAATTGATCCATCTACTTTGTTCTACAGAATCCCAGATTTAAACTTATTCCACTctgaatttataaataaaatacgTCAAACAATTGATAATAGTG GCGGATACAATGATATGATTGGAATgatatacaatatatatgGAGGGACAAGTCCAGTTTATAGACTTAATAGATTATTGGAGAAGACAACGAAGTTGTCTGTGGAGTTTAAAGATAAGCTAGAAAAAATCGCAAAACAGTGTGCTGATGACGAAAATTACGAAAAACTTTCGATGGTTAACgaaaaaattgaaaacaTTACCGATTATCAGAATGCAATCAATGACATTAAACTCACTAACGATGTCAAGAAATTACCC aatttgGAAGAATTTCACGaccaattattaatgataaatgaTCTAAAGTcttacaaaatattaaaaaagaagaagaaaGTCGAGAAGGTGAAAGTGTTAAAGGTTACCAAGAAGACTAAAAAGGTTGGAAAAATATTACACGTCCCTGTGAATGACCGGGACGACTCTCCTATGATGATTGTTGGCAAAAACGCTAAACAGAATGAGGTGGTAACCCATGATATGAGGGAGAAGGGAGATCTTTGGCTCCACACTAAGGATTGTCCTGGATCTCACGTAATCCTtagaaattttagaaatgaCGACCATTCTATTCAAATTGCAGCTGATGTTGCTTCCTTCTTCTCCAAGTACAAACAATTCGACAATGTGCAGGTGATTGTCGCAGAGATCGACAAGGTGAAAAAGGAGAAAAATTCTCAAATCGGTGCTGTAACTGTTCAGGAGTTTAAAACTATTGTTGGAAGCCCAAAACGTGGAGATCACTTTATTCAACAGCACAAACTTAAGTCGGCTTAG
- a CDS encoding Tpr-related protein family member, putative (Tap821d03.p1c.cand.18 - score = 16.91;~SMART 10 transmembrane domains, at aa 20-42, 118-140, 147-169, 173-195, 216-238, 268-290, 303-325, 376-398, 419-441 and 451-473;~9 probable transmembrane helices predicted for TA16765 by TMHMM2.0 at aa 85-107, 114-136, 140-162, 183-205, 235-257, 270-292, 343-365, 386-408 and 418-440) — protein MMLNIRLSYSSAPYSLIRFRLPENLFSVFVRRMASALELWCLPSMALGNILDVGYKTIIYSNTESKFLGNNDDRLSKFRYIICPSIVTQWLNFLTYVLLLVVYLMGGDQGHLTTFYFVIAISGVVFGINMTLLYSVDFHYLPVYIVGENSFPALTSLIHYLATLTFGNRRKYNSDFLLVEIDIVVAIIISFVAAMVWSIGYGYFAGQLSNPASPADTDLKHIYSFGFIAKFRPEQISPFLMIVVGMGLVYAIYPGIAPGMIVPFYLIDKIEMVLLIATIFPPVIVATLRRTASKTSIWSHYQSPMCKWGYDETTQEGSAWKWKNTGNTTDESGANRASASFDAFFWHAFDLLMVIKISLAAIFIYSLHYRESNLSRSIINQPKMSTFLSIVFYMCHECLLAIGFPGLVGANGGGDYVLIPQYIGALFMIFLAFYSEGYIIEYKSHDPAHWPK, from the coding sequence ATGATGCTTAACATTAGACTATCATATAGTTCTGCACCATATTCTCTTATTAGGTTTAGATTACCTGAAAACCTATTCAGTGTGTTTGTTAGAAGAATGGCTAGTGCTTTGGAACTCTGGTGTCTACCAAGCATGGCACTGGGTAACATCTTGGATGTCGGTTAcaaaacaataatttacagCAACACCGAAAGCAAATTCCTAGGCAACAATGATGATAGACTATCTAAGTTCAGATATATCATATGTCCATCTATTGTCACTCAGTGGTTAAACTTCTTAACATATGTACTATTATTGGTTGTTTACTTGATGGGTGGTGATCAAGGACATCTAACTACGTTCTACTTCGTTATTGCAATATCTGGTGTTGTATTTGGTATCAACATGACTCTGTTGTATTCTGTAGACTTTCATTATCTACCTGTCTATATTGTTGGTGAAAACTCATTTCCAGCTCTCACATCACTTATACACTATTTGGCAACTCTCACGTTTGGTAACAGAAGGAAGTATAATAGTGACTTCCTACTTGTAGAGATTGACATAGTGGTGGCAATAATAATCTCATTTGTGGCAGCCATGGTATGGAGCATAGGATATGGATACTTTGCTGGTCAACTAAGTAATCCTGCTAGTCCTGCAGATACTGATCTGAAGCACATCTATTCATTTGGATTCATTGCTAAATTTAGACCAGAACAGATCTCACCTTTTCTAATGATAGTTGTTGGTATGGGTCTGGTTTATGCTATTTATCCAGGAATAGCACCTGGTATGATTGTACCATTCTATCTTATCGATAAGATTGAAATGGTACTCCTAATAGCCACCATATTTCCTCCGGTAATTGTAGCTACCCTAAGGAGAACTGCAAGCAAAACATCTATTTGGAGTCATTACCAATCTCCAATGTGCAAATGGGGATATGATGAAACAACACAGGAAGGTTCTGCTTGGAAGTGGAAGAATACAGGCAATACTACTGATGAAAGTGGTGCTAATCGTGCTTCTGCTAGTTTTGATGCTTTCTTCTGGCATGCCTTTGATCTTCTGATggttattaaaatttcacTAGCTGCCATCTTTATTTACTCTTTACATTATAGAGAATCCAATTTATCCCGTTCTATCATTAATCAACCGAAGATGTCCACTTTCCTATCcattgtattttatatgtgtcaTGAGTGTTTACTTGCTATAGGTTTTCCAGGTCTTGTAGGTGCTAATGGTGGAGGAGACTACGTATTGATACCACAATACATAGGAGCGCTATTTATGATATTTTTGGCCTTCTACAGTGAAGGTTATATCattgaatataaaagtcATGATCCTGCTCATTGGCCCAAATAG
- a CDS encoding uncharacterized protein (Tap821d03.p1c.cand.17 - score = 37.49) — translation MDKLLLLLNNNFKNNLKWIDLSKRFYRTKHRKKVSVELNKPSLYDPKRTTPSKLLKANLFTPESAGPRELSMLCFWIVNYGYADYSILSRYVQCAIDNIKKLKIKSLALIFHSTSKFIYNNTISFIESNQQNIESKESNDETNTGIDEFVQREQLIKKCMKLIIDASPILPNLFVNAVPKDLGMISLSIINIYESFLNECDSNVDSGTDELDLKSISLKVNKLLHRLSDEIIPKLPFCEIDEFAAFSKSFSKINTDWSRHFMRELSLEISSLLMEKIEDLELLMQNKYIGEDLIEELNRFPKELSTVTCALSRLKINEKRFWERSQTLIFLLIKLKNKDFGIKEIDTTTLTLLSTSMCNYSNVSDVVMELLRVCNESHQPSVLVGFNTSVRVLKDDSLASKFLELVDMDQVMELDPKLVSQFILNCCKSTCDRTKIIDKISSIPLDQLHNELLCTVYICNKQLNINPETKVDLCNRIYLNADSLETNLLVTISLSSIQSIDEECVKNLCKKVLDILYNRIEEIPSTVIPSLLSLVLNHFPGNLNIIKRFCKKIDTSDFNIDDLSHIFTKIQSMGLNINKLFTKNFVKIKEINDVQHDYSFDPVQSDSYDNNLELTPYNESFDIKFTECDEDEIMKISKQTLKKTESVPFLDLDDFKDLKTPNNSPQFNVTKFPSNYDIIDEPDVTDRTLFRGLPNANTVDDLKTEWYNFRNNIH, via the coding sequence atggataaattactattactgttgaataataattttaaaaataatctaaaatGGATAGATTTATCTAAAAGATTTTATCGTACAAAACATCGCAAGAAGGTTAGTGTAGAGTTAAATAAGCCTTCTCTCTATGATCCCAAGAGAACAACACCCAGTAAGCTCCTTAAAgctaatttatttacaccTGAATCTGCGGGACCTCGAGAGCTTTCAATGCTCTGTTTCTGGATCGTTAACTATGGATATGCTGACTACTCAATTCTGAGTAGATACGTTCAATGTGCAATTGACAATATCAAGAAacttaaaatcaaaagCCTTGCTCTAATATTCCATTCTACGTCCAAATTCATCTACAATAATACCATTTCATTCATAGAATCTAACCAACAGAATATAGAATCTAAAGAATCTAATGATGAAACTAATACTGGTATAGATGAATTTGTACAAAGGGAACAATTAATCAAAAAGtgtatgaaattaataattgacGCATCTCCAATTTTGCCTAACCTGTTTGTTAATGCTGTTCCAAAAGATTTGGGAATGATTTCGTTgtcaattattaatatttatgaatcatttttaaatgaatGTGATAGCAACGTAGATTCTGGAACTGATGAACTGGACTTGAAATCAATCAGTTTAAAAGTTAACAAACTACTCCATAGGTTAAGTGATGAAATAATTCCAAAGTTGCCGTTTTGTGAAATTGATGAGTTCGCAGCATTTTCAAAGTCTTTTTCCAAGATTAACACTGACTGGTCTAGGCACTTTATGCGTGAGTTATCACTGGAGATTTCGAGTCTTTTGATGGAAAAAATTGAGGATCTGGAACTTTTAATGCAAAACAAGTACATTGGTGAGGATTTAATCGAGGAGTTGAACAGGTTTCCAAAAGAGCTCTCAACGGTAACCTGTGCCCTTTCAAGGCTAAAAATCAATGAAAAAAGGTTTTGGGAACGGTCACAAACTCTAATTTTCCTACTCATAAAGTTGAAGAATAAAGATTTTGGTATAAAGGAAATTGACACAACTACCTTAACATTACTTTCCACATCGATGTGTAACTATAGTAATGTTAGTGATGTTGTTATGGAATTGCTTAGAGTATGTAATGAGTCACATCAACCATCTGTTTTGGTTGGTTTTAACACTAGTGTTAGGGTTCTAAAGGATGATTCTTTAGCTTCAAAATTCTTAGAATTAGTTGATATGGACCAAGTTATGGAATTAGACCCAAAATTAGTCTCACAATTTATCTTAAACTGTTGTAAATCCACCTGTGATCGTACTAAAATTATCGATAAAATTTCTTCAATTCCATTGGATCAATTGCATAATGAACTTTTGTGCACAGTTTATATATGTAATAAACAGTTGAATATTAATCCTGAAACTAAAGTTGATCTATGTAACAGAATATATCTGAATGCTGATTCCTTGGAAACTAATTTATTGGTCACTATATCATTAAGTAGCATTCAGTCTATTGACGAAGAATGTGTTAAGAATTTGTGTAAAAAAGTTTTAGATATCTTGTACAATAGGATTGAGGAAATTCCTTCTACTGTTATACCTTCGCTTCTATCATTAGTTTTAAACCATTTCCCTGGAAATTTAAACATCATTAAAAGATTTTGCAAGAAAATTGATACTTctgattttaatattgaCGATCTTTCACATATATTCACTAAAATTCAATCTATGGGTCTCAACATCAATAAACTTTttactaaaaattttgttaaaattaaggaAATCAATGATGTGCAACACGATTATTCATTTGATCCAGTCCAATCAGATTCATATGATAACAATCTGGAATTGACTCCTTATAATGAATCTTTTGATATAAAATTCACTGAGTGTGACGAGGATGagataatgaaaatttctAAACAAACGCTTAAGAAAACTGAAAGTGTTCCCTTTCTCGATTTGGATGATTTTAAGGATTTAAAAACACCAAACAACTCTCCTCAATTTAACGTTACTAAGTTCCCCTCAAACTATGATATCATAGATGAACCTGATGTTACTGATAGGACTTTATTTAGGGGGCTTCCGAACGCTAATACTGTTGACGATCTTAAAACTGAGTGGTACAACTTcagaaataatatacactaa
- a CDS encoding uncharacterized protein (Tap821d03.p1c.C.cand.79 - score = 48.88) encodes METNLSRLECKLKEIILDSREGHSTNYSKSVREDHLHGCAYGKNAFTLDDPATGTTIFMPWKLHRPLELLFFKHSNNSTMSHASFKSFVDEFELFPKFQNARKKEDILDYILLKCNKNNDFLRTFKNLDIYLLEFEEFLLALFLLAKYRASVLHTNEQFSFNDLLNSLLSSNLDLNLDALKQDAGNQTDDVVNRQDAGVNATRSVSQNLDGVIYHENGLIVDTNIGKVFESPRKLETKEFSDTVKELNNSKNDVDEPRSRVNHSGTVDTDLVRRLLEVLRDQNLLHDSRNMQERLEREIKLRDDLESRYIDRLNKVESEKDELNKEYVSYKINFSKLRVDFDNLEREYGQYRTEKESDLSKLNSLNRQLTTDLAEANKMLERQKHLRDRSQKTQKLLMLETEFEVKLFSIFCVYKEEFPVDGEFVLSEEQLVCFCLDFGLGESSPPANPDDLPKAKQAYNQVLEFCHDGKLTYNLFKEFLMCFGQLLKPKLLPEEAFRSIVFNLIFSGTNNYYEDDEYHPVFITDDNDPWALDPNDQQVRANKPNASNDINIEGRVWFKNRQEQLKSQLGNDRLTPRFE; translated from the exons ATGGAGACCAACTTGAGTAGACTGGAATGTAAATTGAAGGAGATAATTTTGGATTCCCGGGAGGGACATTCTACTAATTACTCGAAGTCCGTTCGTGAAGACCATTTACATGGCTGCGCTTATGGCAAAAACGCTTTTACATTGGATGATCCAGCCACAGGAACTACTATTTTTATGCCCTGGAAATTACACCGACCTCTTGAGCTGTTATTTTTCAAACATTCTAATAATTCAACCATGTCACACGCTTCGTTCAAATCATTT GTCGATGAGTTTGAGTTATTTCCAAAGTTTCAAAACGCCAGAAAAAAGGAAGATATTTTAGACTACATTCTCCTGAAATGTAACAAGAACAATGACTTTCTACGTACGTTTAAAAATTTGGACATCTATTTATTAGAGTTTGAGGAGTTCTTACTGGCCTTGTTTCTGCTTGCAAAGTACCGTGCCTCAGTTTTACACACCAATGAACAATTTTCCTTCAATGATCTTCTTAATTCTCTTTTAAGCTCAAACTTAGATTTAAATCTTGACGCTCTCAAACAAGATGCAGGGAACCAAACTGACGATGTAGTGAATCGGCAGGATGCGGGGGTAAATGCGACTAGATCCGTGTCCCAAAACTTGGACGGGGTTATATACCACGAAAACGGCCTTATTGTGGACACAAACATCGGTAAAGTTTTTGAAAGTCCCAGGAAACTTGAGACTAAGGAGTTTAGTGATACAGTTAAAGAGTTGAATAATAGCAAGAATGACGTTGATGAACCCCGTTCACGAGTGAACCACAGTGGTACTGTTGACACGGATTTAGTTAGACGTTTGTTAGAGGTTTTGAGGGACCAAAACCTGCTTCATGATTCAAGGAATATGCAGGAACGCCTAGAACGGGAAATTAAGTTGAGAGACGACCTGGAATCAAGGTATATTGATCGACTCAACAAGGTTGAGTCTGAAAAGGACGAATTGAATAAGGAATACGTCTCATATAAGATAAACTTTAGTAAGCTTAGGGTTGATTTTGATAATCTCGAACGTGAGTATGGCCAGTACAGGACTGAAAAGGAGTCTGATTTATCAAAGTTGAACAGTTTAAACCGTCAATTGACTACCGATTTAGCTGAAGCCAATAAGATGCTTGAGAGGCAAAAGCACTTGAGGGATAGGAGTCAGAAGACCcagaaattattaatgcTAGAGACTGAATTTGAGGTTAAGCTATTCTCAATCTTCTGTGTATATAAGGAAGAGTTTCCTGTTGACGGCGAGTTTGTACTCTCAGAGGAACAGCTCGTTTGTTTTTGCCTCGATTTCGGCCTTGGTGAGTCATCTCCCCCTGCGAATCCTGATGATCTACCTAAGGCCAAACAGGCCTATAATCAAG TTTTGGAATTTTGTCATGATGGCAAGTTAACTTACAACTTATTTAAGGAATTTTTAATGTGTTTTGGACAACTACTCAAACCTAAATTATTACCTGAAGAAGCCTTCAGATCCATCGTATT CAATTTGATATTTTCTGGTACAAACAACTATTATGAAGATGACGAATATCATCCCGTGTTTATCACTGATGATAATGACCCGTGGGCACTTGACCCCAATGATCAACAGGTTAGGGCTAATAAACCTAATGCTtcaaatgatataaatattgaGGGGAGAGTTTGGTTTAAAAACCGTCAGGaacaattaaaatcacaACTCGGTAACGATCGCTTAACTCCAAGATTTGAATAA
- a CDS encoding uncharacterized protein (Tap821d03.p1c.cand.16 - score = 36.05;~Signal peptide predicted for TA16750 by SignalP 2.0 HMM (Signal peptide probability 0.739, signal anchor probability 0.018) with cleavage site probability 0.560 between residues 23 and 24): MLIFRFFINKFVLIYLLNVITHCSPDIAKLEDDQRILIDSLKRSKDFKHELDQNFNFLDKNNDKKSLNSFSSTIPVENEANVTMFETNYSPPIIVLLPEDSSSREKWEYAVTLKCLGQKNFDAFTNIHNTRMAKMASISGTTVKEIGEEIKETEQELQKVRKELEEVTEKQKGLGTVGKNDYAKKTRRLHIEHNIKLLKQEIHVMEVKLDRLNNRLKSAILFGNKSENTENSENYNENDEQSDEMENEEGGRDNEDENGVEDNDEEYDEEN; encoded by the exons atgttaatattccgattttttataaacaaatttgttctgatttatttactaaatGTGATCACACATTGTAGTCCTGATATCGCAAAATTG GAGGATGATCAGAGGATATTGATTGATAGTTTAAAGAGGAGTAAGGATTTCAAACACGAACTGGATcagaattttaattttttggaCAAAAACAACGACAAAAAG AGTTTAAACTCCTTTTCCTCAACAATTCCAGTTGAAAATGAAG CCAATGTAACAATGTTTGAGACTAATTACTCTCCTCCTATAATAGTTCTTTTGCCTGAAGATTCATCCTCAAG GGAGAAATGGGAGTATGCTGtaactttaaaatgtttGGGCCAAAAAAACTTTGATGCCTTCACTAATATTCACAATACAAGGATGGCTAAGATGGCTt cAATTTCTGGTACAACAGTTAAGGAGATAGGTgaagaaattaaagaaaCTGAACAAGAACTTCAAAAG GTTCGAAAAGAACTTGAAGAGGTAACGGAAAAGCAAAAGGGACTTGGAACTGTTGGAAAAAATGATTATGCTAAAAAAACAAGACGATTGCATATAGAACATAACattaaattgttaaaacAGGAGATTCACGTGATGGAAGTTAAGTTGGATAGGCTTAACAACAGACTCAAGTCTGCCATCCTATTTGGTAATAAGTCCGAAAATACAGAGAATtctgaaaattataatgaaaatgatgaaCAGAGTGATGAAATGGAAAATGAAGAGGGTGGACGAGATAATGAGGATGAAAATGGTGTTGAGGACAATGATGAGGAATACgatgaagaaaattaa
- a CDS encoding DNA repair protein (RAD10) (Tap821d03.p1c.C.cand.80 - score = 17.34;~SMART pfam:Rad10 (PF03834) at aa 10-76, E()=4.50e-20) gives MNNTPINDDNNLIISPRQRKNPILRFIKNVPYIEGDIAPDFIISSDIYVLFLSLKYHRVNINYIKNRLESLSQYKIKNLFIICQIDVSDYNQLLSKFLDLQWTIVNLLTITFGYGCKILLSWNARESAAIVEILNLNRYRGIESISKKTYMSHRESVTNLLLNIRSLNNNDVNFICEKYKTLKEIMHFDPKTVMDIKGLGQKKVEALSAAFTNNFY, from the exons ATGAATAATACGCCCATAAATGACGATAATAACCTGATAATTTCACCACGCCAAAGGAAGAATCCAATTTTGAG gtttataaaaaatgttCCATACATTGAAGGGGACATCGCCCCGGATTTTATCATTTCCAGCGATATTTACGTGCTTTTTCTATCGCTCAAGTACCACAGAGTTAACATTAACTACATAAAAAATAGACTCGAATCGTTGTCGcaatataaaatcaaaaacttgtttattatttgtcAAATCGATGTTTCCGATTATAATCAACTATTAAGTAAGTTTTTGGATTTACAATGGACCATAGTAAATTTGTTAACCATAACGTTCGGATATGGATGTAAAATACTGTTGAGCTGGAACGCTCGAGAGAGCGCCGCAATAGTCGAAATATTGAATCTAAACCGCTACAGAGGAATAGAGTCAATAAGTAAAAAGACATATATGTCACACAGAGAGTCAGTAACCAACTTATTACTTAATATAAGAAGcttaaataataatgacGTAAATTTTATATGCGAAAAGTATAAAACCCTCAAGGAAATTATGCATTTTGATCCAAAAACCGTAATGGATATTAAag gaCTTGGCCAGAAGAAAGTTGAAGCTCTATCAGCTGCTTTCACCAACAATTTTTACTAG